A window of the Streptococcus sp. 116-D4 genome harbors these coding sequences:
- a CDS encoding extracellular solute-binding protein translates to MKWYKKIGLLATTGLALFGLGACSNYGKSADGTVTIEYFNQKKEMTKTLEEIASDFEKENPKIKVKVVNVPNAGEVLKTRVLAGDVPDVVNIYPQSIELQEWAKAGVFEDLSNKDYLKRVKNGYAEKYAVNKKVYNVPFTANAYGIYYNKDKFEELGLKVPETWDEFEQLVKDIVAKGQTPFGIAGADAWTLNGYNQLAFATATGGGKEANQYLRYSKPNAIKLSDQIMKDDIKVMDILRINGSKQKNWEGAGYTDVIGAFARGDVLMTPNGSWAITAINEQEPNFKIGTFMIPGKEKGQSLTVGAGDLAWSISATTKHSKEANDFVEYMTRPEVMQKYYDVDGSSTAIEGVKQAGEDSPLAGMTEYAFTDRHLVWLQQYWTSEADFHTLTMNYVLTGDKVGMVNDLNAFFNPMKADVD, encoded by the coding sequence ATGAAATGGTATAAGAAAATCGGACTTCTTGCAACTACAGGTTTAGCTTTGTTTGGGCTCGGCGCTTGCTCCAACTATGGTAAATCTGCGGATGGCACAGTGACCATCGAGTATTTCAACCAGAAAAAAGAAATGACCAAAACCTTGGAAGAAATCGCTAGTGATTTTGAGAAGGAAAACCCTAAAATCAAGGTCAAAGTCGTCAATGTACCAAATGCTGGTGAAGTATTGAAGACACGCGTTCTCGCAGGCGATGTGCCTGATGTGGTCAATATTTACCCACAGTCCATTGAACTGCAAGAATGGGCAAAAGCAGGTGTCTTTGAAGATTTGAGCAATAAAGACTACCTGAAACGCGTGAAAAATGGCTACGCTGAAAAATATGCTGTAAACAAAAAGGTTTATAATGTTCCGTTTACAGCTAATGCTTATGGAATTTACTACAACAAAGATAAATTTGAAGAACTGGGCTTGAAGGTTCCTGAAACCTGGGATGAATTTGAACAGTTAGTCAAAGATATCGTTGCTAAAGGACAAACACCATTTGGAATTGCAGGTGCAGATGCTTGGACACTCAATGGTTACAATCAATTAGCCTTTGCGACAGCAACAGGTGGAGGAAAAGAAGCCAATCAATACCTTCGTTATTCAAAACCAAATGCCATTAAATTGTCGGATCAGATTATGAAAGATGACATCAAGGTTATGGACATCCTTCGCATCAATGGCTCTAAGCAAAAGAACTGGGAAGGTGCTGGCTATACCGATGTTATCGGAGCCTTCGCACGTGGGGATGTCCTCATGACACCAAATGGGTCTTGGGCGATCACAGCGATTAATGAACAAGAACCGAACTTTAAGATTGGGACCTTCATGATTCCAGGAAAAGAAAAAGGACAAAGCTTAACCGTTGGTGCGGGAGACTTGGCATGGTCTATCTCAGCCACCACCAAACATTCAAAAGAAGCCAATGACTTTGTGGAATATATGACCCGTCCAGAAGTCATGCAAAAATACTACGATGTGGACGGATCTTCAACAGCGATTGAAGGGGTCAAACAAGCAGGAGAAGATTCACCGCTTGCTGGTATGACCGAATATGCTTTTACGGATCGTCACTTGGTCTGGTTACAACAATACTGGACCAGTGAAGCAGACTTCCATACCTTGACTATGAACTATGTCTTGACCGGTGATAAAGTAGGCATGGTCAATGATTTGAATGCCTTCTTTAACCCGATGAAAGCGGATGTGGATTAG
- a CDS encoding carbohydrate ABC transporter permease, which produces MKKVLQKYWAWAFVVIPLFLQAIFFYVPMFQGAFYSFTNWTGLTYNYKFVGLNNFKLLFMDPKFMNAIGFTAIITIAMVVGEIALGIFIARVLNSKTKGQTFFRAWFFFPAVLSGLTVALIFKQVFNYGLPAIGNALHIEFLQTSLLGTKWGAIFAAVFVLLWQGVAMPIIIFLAGLQSIPTEITEAARIDGATSKQVFWNIELPYLLPSVSMVFILALKGGLTAFDQVFAMTGGGPNNATTSLGLLVYNYAFKNNQFGYANAIAVILFFLIVVISIIQLRVSKKFEI; this is translated from the coding sequence ATGAAAAAAGTATTACAAAAATATTGGGCATGGGCTTTTGTGGTCATCCCCCTCTTCTTACAAGCAATTTTCTTCTATGTGCCGATGTTTCAAGGAGCCTTTTACAGTTTTACCAACTGGACAGGATTGACTTATAACTACAAATTTGTCGGCTTAAACAACTTTAAGCTCCTCTTCATGGATCCAAAATTCATGAATGCGATTGGCTTTACCGCAATCATTACGATTGCCATGGTGGTTGGTGAGATTGCACTGGGGATCTTCATTGCGCGTGTCTTGAACTCTAAAACCAAAGGCCAAACCTTCTTCCGTGCTTGGTTCTTCTTCCCAGCTGTTTTGTCTGGTTTGACAGTGGCTTTGATCTTCAAGCAAGTCTTCAACTACGGTCTTCCAGCGATTGGGAATGCCCTTCATATTGAATTTCTCCAAACTAGTCTTTTAGGGACTAAGTGGGGAGCAATCTTTGCGGCTGTCTTTGTCCTTCTTTGGCAAGGGGTGGCTATGCCCATTATCATCTTCCTAGCTGGTTTGCAATCTATTCCAACTGAGATTACAGAGGCAGCAAGGATTGATGGTGCGACTAGCAAGCAAGTTTTCTGGAATATTGAATTGCCTTACTTGCTACCAAGTGTCTCTATGGTCTTTATCCTAGCCCTAAAAGGTGGGCTGACTGCCTTTGACCAAGTCTTTGCCATGACCGGTGGTGGTCCAAACAATGCCACAACTTCACTTGGACTCTTGGTTTATAACTATGCCTTTAAAAACAACCAATTTGGTTATGCCAATGCCATTGCCGTAATCTTGTTCTTCTTAATTGTAGTGATTTCGATCATCCAATTGAGAGTATCTAAGAAATTTGAAATTTAA
- a CDS encoding carbohydrate ABC transporter permease has product MKQDERKALIGKYILLILGSVLILVPLLATLFSSFKPTKDIVDNFFGFPTNFTWDNFSRLLADGIGGYYWNSVVITVLSLLAVMIFVPMAAYSIARNMSKRKAFTIMYTLLILGIFVPFQVIMIPITVMMSKLGLANTFGLILLYLTYAIPQTLFLYVGYIKISIPESLDEAAEIDGANKFTTYFRIIFPMMKPMHATTMIINALWFWNDFMLPLLILNRDSKMWTLPLFQYNYAGQYFNDYGPSFASYVVGIISITIVYLFFQRHIIAGMSNGAVK; this is encoded by the coding sequence ATGAAACAAGATGAAAGAAAAGCCCTGATTGGCAAATACATTCTATTGATTCTAGGATCGGTTCTGATTTTAGTGCCGCTCCTTGCGACCCTCTTTAGTTCCTTCAAACCCACTAAGGATATTGTAGATAATTTCTTTGGCTTTCCAACCAACTTCACATGGGACAACTTTAGCCGTCTCTTAGCTGATGGGATCGGAGGCTATTATTGGAACTCTGTCGTCATCACTGTCTTGTCTTTACTTGCAGTAATGATCTTTGTCCCTATGGCAGCCTACTCCATCGCTCGCAATATGAGTAAAAGGAAAGCCTTTACCATCATGTATACCCTCTTAATCCTCGGAATCTTCGTACCTTTCCAAGTCATCATGATTCCGATTACGGTCATGATGAGTAAACTCGGTTTGGCTAATACCTTTGGTTTGATCTTGCTCTACTTGACCTATGCGATTCCACAGACCCTCTTTCTTTATGTTGGCTATATCAAAATCTCGATCCCAGAAAGTCTGGATGAAGCTGCGGAGATCGATGGGGCTAATAAATTTACAACCTATTTCCGCATCATCTTCCCAATGATGAAACCGATGCATGCGACAACCATGATCATCAATGCCCTTTGGTTCTGGAATGACTTCATGTTGCCACTCCTTATCTTGAACCGGGATTCCAAAATGTGGACTTTGCCTCTCTTCCAATACAACTACGCAGGCCAATATTTCAACGACTACGGACCAAGCTTTGCCTCTTACGTGGTCGGCATTATCAGTATCACCATTGTCTATCTCTTCTTCCAACGCCATATCATCGCAGGAATGAGCAACGGCGCAGTGAAGTAA